The stretch of DNA ACGGGAGCGGGGTATCAGGTGACGCTGGCGACGGATGGTCAAAGCGGATTGGATCATGCGCTGACGGAGTCGTTCGATCTGATCCTGACGGATCAGCATATGCCAGGGAAAAGTGGTCTCGACCTGATTGTCACATTGCGTGGCATACCGAATTATCAGACGACCCCCATTCTTGTGCTGACGACTGAATCCAGCGCGCCATTCAAATCTGCCGCACGGGAGGCTGGGGCGACGGGCTGGATCGAAAAGCCGCTCGACCCTGGCATGCTAGCCGAGCTGGTGGCGGCCCTGGTGCCTGCGGGGGTGGCATGAGAGCGTTTTACACGTCGCGCGGCATGACGATTGCACGCCGTGCGCCGAATCCCCTGGCATTTTTCGCGGCGTTTCAGGCATGACACTCGACATCACCCAGTTCTATCAAACGTTTTTCGATGAAGCCGACGAACTGCTCGCGCAGATGGAGCAGTGTTTGCTTGATCTGAACCTTGAAGAGCCCGATGCAGAAGACCTCGGCGCGATCTTTCGCGCGGCGCATTCCATCAAGGGCGGTGCGGCGACGTTTGGTTTTACGGCGCTGACTGAAACCACGCATATTCTTGAATCGTTGCTGGATCGTGCCCGAAATCATGAACTCGTATTACGGCGCGACATGATTGATACCTTCCTGGAAACGAAGGATGTGCTGTCCGCGCAGCTTGCCGATTACCGCAATGGCAATGAGCCGGACGCCATCGCCGCGCAGACGATTTGTGCACGGCTAGAGCAACTGAATACAGAAGAGGCCGAAGCTGCCGAAGCCACTGCTAGCGCGAGCCATACCGGCGATACTGCGCTTTCCATTGCGGCGGCCTACGAGGTCATCTGGCCGCCCGGACATGTCCTGACGCAAGCGCTAGAAGTTGTGCAGGGTGAGGTGTCAGGGCCGGGCAAGGCACTTTTGCTCAGTGCTTCCAGCAATGCTCATCTGAAAATCACGCTGCGCGATGTCGCGCTCAGCGACCAGGCACTTCTGCTCGCTGAGCTAGGCAATCTTGGCCGCGTTGCAGGCCAGGTGAGTACCGGTGCCGATCTCACGCTCTGGCTCGAAACCGATGTGGCTCCCGACGACATCGTGGCGGTGTGCTGTTTCGTGATCGACGAAGCGCAGATCGTGATCGACCATGGTGAGCCGCCGCAAACGGTTAGTCCGGCTGCTCCAGCTTCAACGCCCGCTCCCGCTCCCGCTCCCGCTCCCGCTGCGGCTGCGGCTGAAGCACCCGTGCCCGTTTCAGTCGCACCTGTGGCACCCGCTAGCGCTAGCGTGGCGCAGGCTGTTGCCACGCCAGGCGCTGCCGAAGCCACTCGCAAAGCCCGGCCAGCGACGAATACAGGCACCGAAGGCAGCTCGATTCGCGTAGGTGTGGAGAAGGTCGATCAACTGATCAATCTCGTGGGCGAACTGGTGATCACCCAGGCGATGCTGGCGCAGACCGCCAGCGCACTCGACCCGACGCTTCACGACCGGCTCTTTAACGGCATGGCACAACTCGAACGTAATGCGCGCGATTTGCAAGAAGCGGTGATGTCGGTTCGCATGATGCCGATGGACTATGTTTTCAGCCGCTTTCCGCGTCTTGTGAGGGATCTGGCCGCCAAGCTGGGCAAGGATGTCGAACTCGTGACGTTTGGTCAGGCAACCGAGCTCGACAAGAGCCTGATCGAACGCATCATTGATCCGCTTACCCACCTTGTGCGCAACAGCCTGGATCATGGGATCGAAACCGTCTCGGCACGGCTCGCGGCGGGCAAGGATTCGACCGGACAACTTGTGCTGTCGGCGGCCCATCACGGCGGCAACATTGTGATCGAAGTCAGCGACGATGGTGCGGGCCTGAACCGGGAACGGATTCTGGCGAAGGCACGCAAGCAGGGCATGACCTTCAGCGAAACGATGAGCGATGACGACGTTTGGGGTTTGATCTTCATGCCAGGGTTTTCGACTGCCGAGCAGGTCACCGATATCTCGGGGCGTGGCGTGGGCATGGATGTGGTCAAACGCAATATCCAGGCGATGGGCGGGCATGTCGAAATCGCTTCGCGTTCAGGCCATGGCACGACGACACGTATCGTGCTGCCGCTGACGCTGGCGATTCTCGATGGCATGTCGGTCAAGGTTGGCCAGGAGATTTTCATCTTGCCGCTGAACTTCGTGATGGAGTCGTTGCAGCCGCAAGCACAGGATATTTACACCGTCGCCAATGGCCAGCGCGTTGTGCGTGTGCGTGGCGAATATCTGCCGCTCGTGCCGTTGCATGAGGTGTTTGCGGTGGAAGGCGCGCGGACGGAACCGACTCAGGGCATTGTCACCATTCTTCAGGCGGAAGGGCGGCGCTTTGCCATGCTGGTCGATGAACTCGTTGGGCAGCAGCAGGTCGTGGTGAAAAACCTTGAAACGAACTATCGCAAGGTGCATGGCGTGTCCGCTGCGACGATTCTCGGTGATGGCAGCGTGGCGTTGATTGTCGATGTCGCTGGGCTGAACCGCGAAACGCGTGCCTTGCATAGTGCGACATTTAACACGGCCGCCAGTGCGGTAAGCGTGGCGCTGAGCACGGCATGAACACGGCAAACTTTTTTTCTTTCACGCAACCGGCCGGGGGCTAACGTGGCAGCAGTGCAATCCATTCATTCAAACGGCAAGACAGGCCGGCATGCCGCGCAACAAGCAGAAGCGGCAGGCCAGGAGTTTCTGGTATTCACGCTGGGCGCCGAAGAATACGGTATCGACATTCTGAAGGTGCAGGAGATTCGCGGCTACGACAACGTGACCCGGATCGCCAACGCGCCGGAGTTCATCAAGGGCGTGATTAACCTGCGCGGCATCATCGTGCCGATCGTCGATATGCGGATCAAGTTTCATCTGGGCCGGGTGGAATACGACCATCAAACCGTCGTGATCATTCTCAACGTTGCGCATCGGGTGGTGGGCATGGTTGTCGATGGGGTGTCCGACGTGCTGACGTTGAGTGCGGAGCAGATCATGCCTGCACCCGAGTTCGGTGCAACGCTGGCGATCGAATATCTCACTGGGCTCGGCACGGTTGAAGGACGCATGCTGATCCTGATGGACATCGAGAAACTAATGACCAGCCGCGAAATGGCTTTGATCGAAGAGCTCTCTGTTGAATAACGGTGTGCGCCGGAGGCAGGACGGTGGGGTGCGGCCTGTCTCTGGGGGTATCTGGACGTATCACGGTGGACCCAAAGGAAACGAGAATGGCCGCGCGCATGCAGCACCCTCCTGGTCGCCCGGGCGATCTGGAGCGTGACTTCGAATTCACCGCGGCAGATTTCACCCGCATCCGTACGCTGATCCATCGCAGTGCGGGTATCTCGCTGTCCGAGCATAAGCGCGATCTGGCCTATAGCCGTCTTGCCCGGCGTTTGCGCGCGCATGGGCTCGACAGTTTTCGCCAGTATCTCGACTTGCTCGAAGCCGATGTGGGTTGTGCCGAGTGGGAGGCTTTCACCAATGCGCTGACCACCAACCTCACGGCATTTTTCCGTGAAGCCCATCACTTTCCGCTTCTGGCGAGTTTCGTCAG from Paraburkholderia hayleyella encodes:
- the cheA gene encoding chemotaxis protein CheA; the protein is MTLDITQFYQTFFDEADELLAQMEQCLLDLNLEEPDAEDLGAIFRAAHSIKGGAATFGFTALTETTHILESLLDRARNHELVLRRDMIDTFLETKDVLSAQLADYRNGNEPDAIAAQTICARLEQLNTEEAEAAEATASASHTGDTALSIAAAYEVIWPPGHVLTQALEVVQGEVSGPGKALLLSASSNAHLKITLRDVALSDQALLLAELGNLGRVAGQVSTGADLTLWLETDVAPDDIVAVCCFVIDEAQIVIDHGEPPQTVSPAAPASTPAPAPAPAPAAAAAEAPVPVSVAPVAPASASVAQAVATPGAAEATRKARPATNTGTEGSSIRVGVEKVDQLINLVGELVITQAMLAQTASALDPTLHDRLFNGMAQLERNARDLQEAVMSVRMMPMDYVFSRFPRLVRDLAAKLGKDVELVTFGQATELDKSLIERIIDPLTHLVRNSLDHGIETVSARLAAGKDSTGQLVLSAAHHGGNIVIEVSDDGAGLNRERILAKARKQGMTFSETMSDDDVWGLIFMPGFSTAEQVTDISGRGVGMDVVKRNIQAMGGHVEIASRSGHGTTTRIVLPLTLAILDGMSVKVGQEIFILPLNFVMESLQPQAQDIYTVANGQRVVRVRGEYLPLVPLHEVFAVEGARTEPTQGIVTILQAEGRRFAMLVDELVGQQQVVVKNLETNYRKVHGVSAATILGDGSVALIVDVAGLNRETRALHSATFNTAASAVSVALSTA
- a CDS encoding response regulator, with amino-acid sequence MIRHILAIDDSASMREILAATLTGAGYQVTLATDGQSGLDHALTESFDLILTDQHMPGKSGLDLIVTLRGIPNYQTTPILVLTTESSAPFKSAAREAGATGWIEKPLDPGMLAELVAALVPAGVA
- the cheW gene encoding chemotaxis protein CheW gives rise to the protein MAAVQSIHSNGKTGRHAAQQAEAAGQEFLVFTLGAEEYGIDILKVQEIRGYDNVTRIANAPEFIKGVINLRGIIVPIVDMRIKFHLGRVEYDHQTVVIILNVAHRVVGMVVDGVSDVLTLSAEQIMPAPEFGATLAIEYLTGLGTVEGRMLILMDIEKLMTSREMALIEELSVE